The following are encoded in a window of Lonchura striata isolate bLonStr1 chromosome 33, bLonStr1.mat, whole genome shotgun sequence genomic DNA:
- the LOC110476930 gene encoding LOW QUALITY PROTEIN: feather keratin 1 (The sequence of the model RefSeq protein was modified relative to this genomic sequence to represent the inferred CDS: inserted 1 base in 1 codon), with translation MFCMRDELGKHILCAKTVPGPGAVWDGIKGRANEXSLIHFSCLLLLGDTGSPPATAMSCYDLCRPCGPTPLANSCNEPCVRQCQDSRVVIQPSPVVVTLPGPILSSFPQNTAVGSSTSAAVGSILSESGVPINSGGFGLSGLSGLGGRYCGRRCLPC, from the exons ATGTTTTGCATGCGAGATGAGCTTGGTAAACACATTCTCTGTGCAAAGACTGTCCCTGGGCCCGGGGCTGTGTGGGACggtataaaaggcagagcaAATG GATCCCTCATCCACTTCTCCTGTCTTCTCCTCCTTGGTGACACAG GTTCTCCTCCAGCCACAGCCATGTCCTGCTATGACCTGTGCCGGCCCTGCGGCCCCACGCcgctggccaacagctgcaaCGAGCCCTGCGTCCGGCAGTGCCAGGACTCCCGCGTGGTCATCCAGCCCTCGCCCGTGGTGGTCACCCTGCCCGggcccatcctcagctccttcccccaGAACACCGCCGTGGGATCCTCCACCTCCGCCGCCGTGGGCAGCATCCTGAGCGAGTCCGGGGTCCCCATCAACTCGGGGGGCTTTGGGCTCTCGGGGCTCTCTGGCCTTGGTGGCCGCTACTGCGGCCGCAGGTGCCTGCCCTGCTAG